The window CAAAGGTAAAGGAATTAGATATGAAAACGAACATGTAAGACGCAAAGTTGGTAAGACTGGTAAGTAGGAGGGAGTGATAAGAAGTGCTTAAACAGATAAATAGAGAAGAAAAAAGACAAAATAGGCATCAAAAAGTAAGACAAAAGATTAATGGTACTCCTGAAAGACCAAGACTTAATGTGTATAGAAGTTCAAATCACATATATGCGCAAGTAATAGATGACACAAAAGGTCATACAATAGTATCAGCTTCTACTTTAGACAAGGAATTGCAAGGCAAATTCGAAAGTACATCAAATAAAGAAGCTGCAAAAGCAGTAGGAGAACTAGTAGCAAAAAGAGCTGTTGAAAAAGGTATAGAAGAAGTTGTTTTTGATAGGGGCGGCTATATTTATCATGGAAGAGTAAAAGAGCTTGCTGAAGCAGCAAGAGAGGCTGGACTCAAATTTTAGAAAAGGAGGGGAATAAATGCAACGTTCATTTATAGATCCAAATGAGTTAGATTTAAAAGAGAGAGTTGTAAGTATAAATCGTGTAACTAAAGTTGTTAAAGGCGGTAGAAACTTTAGATTTAGTGCACTTGTAGTTGTTGGTGATGAAAATGGTCATGTAGGAGTTGGAATGGCAAAAGCTCTTGAAGTACCAGAAGCTATAAGAAAAGCTATTGATGATGCAAAGAAGCATATCATAGAAGTTCCCCTTGTAGGAACTACTATTCCACATGAAATAATTGGAGAATTTGGTGCTGGAAGAGTTCTTATGAAACCATCTAAAGAAGGTACCGGAGTTATTGCAGGTGGACCAGTTCGTGCCGTATGTGAATTGGCAGGAATTAGGGATATAAGAACCAAATCATTAGGTTCGAATAACCCTAGAAACGTTATAAATGCAACTATGGAAGCATTAAATGGACTTAAGAGAGCAGAAGATGTAGCTAAACTAAGAGGAAAATCAGTAGAAGAAATAATTGGTTAGGGGGGAGTAAATATGGCTAAAATAAAAATAAAGCTTGTCAAGAGCCCAATTGGTAAAATTGAAAAGCATAGAAGAACTATAGAAGCTCTTGGACTAAGGAAGATTGGTCAAGTTGTAGAAAAAGAAGATACTCCTCAAATAAGAGGTATGATTGAAAAAGTAAATTACATGGTTGAAGTGATAGAATAATTAGCTATGAGAAAAGAGGAGGTGTACCTATGAAACTACAAGATTTAAGACCTAATGAAGGTGGAGGAAGTAAATCACCAAAGAGATTAGGAAGAGGTACTGGTTCGGGTCAAGGCAAAACTGCAGGAAGAGGTCAAACAGGACAAAATTCTCGTTCAGGTGGTGGAGTTAGACCAGGCTTTGAAGGTGGCCAAATGCCTCTATATAGAAGAATGCCTAAGAGAGGTTTCACAAATATATTTGCGAAAGAATTTTCAACTATAAATATAAGAGATTTAAATAGATTTGATGACAATACAGTTGTTACACCAGAGTTGTTGTTAAGTGAAGGATTAATAAAGAAAGTAAATGATGGGGTTAAAATATTGGGTGATGGAGAAATTGAGAAGAAACTTACAGTAAGAGCTCACAAATTTACCAAGGCTGCTGCTGAAAAGATAGAGGCTGCAGGGGGAAAGGTAGAGGTGATTTAGATGCTTTCGACACTACGAAATGCATGGAAAGTTCCTGATATAAGGAAGAGAATGATATTTACAATACTTATGCTATTAGTATTTAGACTAGGGTCTAGTATTCCTGTACCTGGAATGAATAAAGCAATTGTAAAAGAAATATTTGAAATGTCTCAAGGTGGAGTACTAGAGTTCTTAGACTTGATGGCAGGTGGAACATTCAGTAACTTTAGTATATTTGCTTTGAACATATATCCTTATGTAACATCATCTATTATTATTCAATTGCTAACTATTGCTGTTCCTCGTCTTGAAGAAATGGCTAAAGAAGGGGAAGAAGGAAGAAAAAAGATAGCAAAGATGACTCGTTATGGTACAATAATATTGGCTTTAGTTCAAGCAATAGGTATAACTATTGGATTTTTCAACAGAGCCCTTATTTCAAAAGGGTTTTTACCTGTAGCAATAGTTGTTATCACTCTAACAGCAGGCACTGCATTTTTAATGTGGTTGGGAGAACAAATTACTGATAAAGGAATTGGAAATGGTATTTCATTGATAATATTTGTTGGTATAATATCAAGAATACCTCATGAAATAGCAAAAACTGTATCTTTATATAAAGCAGGAACAGTTCATTTAATTGGGCTTATATTATTCGTTGTATTTGCTCTAATTATCATTGCAGTAGTAGTGGCATTACAAGAGGGAGAAAGACGAATTCCAGTTCAATATGCAAAAAGAGTTGTTGGAAGAAAAATGTATGGCGGACAAAGTACACATATTCCAGTTAAGGTATCAATGGCAGGAGTAATACCTGTAATATTTTCAACATCTCTATTGGCATTTCCACAGACTATAGCATTATTTGCTAAAGGGCAACCATCTCAATGGATAACTAAATATTTAACTCCTGCAGGTACAGTGGGTGTTTGGATATATTCTATATTAAATATCCTATTGATAATATTTTTCACTTATTTTTATACAGCAATTCAATTTAACACAGTGGAATATGCAAAAAATTTGCAACAGTATGGAGGATTTATACCAGGAATTAGACCTGGAAAACCAACTGCTGATTATTTAAATAAAGTTATTTCTAGAATAACATTTGTTGGTGCTATTTCATTAGCAATAATAGCATCACTACCAATAATTATTTCATCAATATTTAAACTAAATGTAAACTTTGGTGGAACAGCACTAATTATAGTTGTTGGTGTTGCACTTGAAACTGTAAAACAAATAGAAGCTCAATTGGTAATGAGACATTATAAAGGCTTCTTATAAAATTAGGAGATGATATTCTTGAGGCTAGTATTATTGGGCCCTCCTGGAGCAGGTAAGGGCACTCAAGCATCAGCTATAACGAAGAAGTACAATATCCCACATATATCTACAGGAGATATATTTAGATTAAATATCAAGGAAGGTACTGATCTTGGTAAGAAAGCTAAAGAATATATGGATAAAGGTCTTCTAGTGCCAGATGATATAGTAGTCTCTATTGTAAAGGATAGACTTACTAAAGATGACTGTAAAGATGGATTCTTATTAGATGGATTTCCAAGGACAGTTAATCAAGCTGATGCATTAGACATTGAACTTGAAAAAATGGGATTTAAATTAGATAAGGTTATAAATATAGATGTAGAAAAAGATGAACTAATAAATCGTGCCATAGGAAGAAGAATCTGTAAAAAATGTGGTGCGACTTATCATGTAGAGTTCAACCCTCCAAAACAAAGTGGAAAATGTGATGTATGTGGTGAAGGACTTTACCAAAGAGATGATGATACGGAAGAAACTGTTTCTAGACGTATTGAAGTATATTTAAAAGAAACTAAACCTCTAATAGATTATTATACTAAAAAGGGTATAATATTGAATATTGATGGGAAACAAAGCATTGAAAAAGTATACGAAGATATTGTCAAATCATTAGAATGATAAGGCTGAGAAAGGCTAAAAGCCTTTCTCCAATACTAGATAGCTCAATAATTAAAACACCGATAAAGAGGTGAAGTGAATGGATTCAACTAGCGACATAACCGTTGGTCAGGTGGTTAAGTCAAGAGCTGGTCGAGATAAAGGAAATATATTTTTAGTTTTGGATATAATTGATGATAAACATATCTATATAGTAGATGGAGATGTTAGGAAATTAGATAATCCCAAAAAGAAAAAAATTACTCATGTAATAGTCTATAACACAGTTTTTCCAGAACTAAAAGAAAAACTGGAAAATGGAGCCAAAATAAATAATGCTTATATAAGGAAATTGCTAGAACCTTTTAAAATAGAGTTATAAATTTTGGTTTGAACGGGAGGTTCGATAACTGGATGTCTAAAAAAGATGTTATAGAAGTTGAGGGTACCGTAGTTGATGCGTTGCCAAATGCTATATTTAAAGTAAAACTAGAAAATGGGCATGAAATACTTGCACATATATCTGGTAAACTAAGGATGAATTATATAAAAATACTTCCAGGTGATAAAGTGACTGTTGAGTTATCACCTTATGATTTGACAAGAGGCAGGATTACATGGAGAAACAAGTAGTATAGGAGGGATTAGAATGAAAGTAAGGCCATCAGTTAAGAAGATGTGTGAAAAGTGTAAGATCATAAGAAGAAATGGCAAAGTAATGGTTATTTGTGAAAATCCTAAGCATAAACAAAGACAAGGTTAATTTATTAATTGTATAGATATTTTAACGCGGCTGCTTTTTATAAATTTATATGAGTTTAATATTTAGGAGGTGTAAAGATTAATGGCTAGAATTGCCGGTGTTGACTTACCAAGAGATAAAAGAGTGGAAATTGGTTTAACTTATATATACGGTATAGGCAGATCAAGATCAAATGAAATACTCAAAAAAGCAAATATCAATCCAGATACAAAAGTAAAAGATTTAACTGAATCAGAAATTGCTGCATTAAGAGAAATTGTTGATAACTATCATGTTGAAGGTGATTTAAGAAGAGAAACAGCAATGAATATCAAGAGACTTAAAGAAATCAATTGCTATAGAGGAATGAGACATAAAAAAGGCCTACCAGTAAGAGGACAAAGAACAAAAACTAATGCAAGAACAAGAAAAGGCCCTAAGAAGTTAGCAGGAAAGAAAAAATAGGAAGTTGAGAAGGAGGGATTTATAAGTGGCAGCAAAAAAAGGTGTAAAAACTCGTGTTAAGAGAAGAGAACGTAAAAATATTGAAAGAGGTCAAGCTCATATTCAATCAACTTTTAATAATACAATAGTTACATTGACTGATGCTCAAGGCAATGTGCTTTCTTGGGCTAGTGCTGGGCAGTTGGGATTTAGAGGTTCAAGAAAATCTACTCCTTTTGCAGCACAATCAGCAGCAGAAGAAGCTGCAAAAAAGGCAATGGAACATGGTCTTAAAACTGTTGAGGTATATGTAAAAGGACCTGGTGCAGGGAGAGAAGCTGCAATCAGATCACTTCAAGCAGCAGGATTGGAAGTAAGTCTAATAAAGGACGTTACCCCAATACCACACAATGGTTGTAGACCACCAAAACGTAGAAGAGTTTAATCAATAGGAGGTGTATATAGGAAATGGCAAGATATACTGGACCAGATTGTAGATTATGTCGTAGAGAAGGACAAAAGTTATATTTAAAGGGAGATAAATGTTTTACAGATAAATGTCCAGTTTCAAAGAGAAACTATGCTCCAGGGCAACATGGACAATCAAGAAAGAAACTTACTGAATATGGATTACAGTTAAGAGAAAAGCAAAAAGTTCGTAGATATTATGGTATTCAAGAATCACAAATGCTTAAATACTTTAATATGGCTGATAAAATGAAGGGTATCACAGGTGAAAATCTTCTAAAGATATTAGAATCAAGACTAGATAATGTAGTTTATAGAATGGGATTTGCTGCTTCAAGGGATGAAGCAAGACAACTTGTTACTCATGGCCACTTTATAGTAAATGGTAAGAAAGTTGATATACCTTCAATGCTTATAAAAGTTGGAGATGAAATCGAAGTAAAAGCTAAAAGCAAAAACAGTCCTAGATTTAAAGAATTAGTTGAAAATCATAGAGGAACAACAGTTAAGTGGGTTGATGTTAATCCAGAAGATTTAAAGGGTAAAGTTGTAGCTGAACCATCAAGAGAAGATATTGATTTACCAATAGAAGAACACTTAATAGTTGAGTTATATTCTAAATAATAGTTTATTATATAGAATCAGTTGCCCTCAAAGTATAAAAATATATTTAATTATAAGGAGGGTTATGGTTAATGCTTGAGATTGAGAAACCTAAAATTGAGATAGTTGAAATGAATAAAGAAGAGACTTATGGGAAATTTGTGTTGGAGCCTCTAGAGAGAGGTTATGGAACCACATTGGGCAACTCTCTTAGAAGGGTACTACTTTCTTCGTTGCCTGGAGCTGCTGTATCTTCTATTAAGGTACAAGGCGTTCTTCATGAATTTAATACTATTGAAGGTGTATTTGAAGATGTACCTGAAATAATTTTAAACATAAAGAATATAGCAGCTAAGATGTATT is drawn from Sporanaerobacter acetigenes DSM 13106 and contains these coding sequences:
- the rplR gene encoding 50S ribosomal protein L18 translates to MLKQINREEKRQNRHQKVRQKINGTPERPRLNVYRSSNHIYAQVIDDTKGHTIVSASTLDKELQGKFESTSNKEAAKAVGELVAKRAVEKGIEEVVFDRGGYIYHGRVKELAEAAREAGLKF
- the rpsE gene encoding 30S ribosomal protein S5 — protein: MQRSFIDPNELDLKERVVSINRVTKVVKGGRNFRFSALVVVGDENGHVGVGMAKALEVPEAIRKAIDDAKKHIIEVPLVGTTIPHEIIGEFGAGRVLMKPSKEGTGVIAGGPVRAVCELAGIRDIRTKSLGSNNPRNVINATMEALNGLKRAEDVAKLRGKSVEEIIG
- the rpmD gene encoding 50S ribosomal protein L30: MAKIKIKLVKSPIGKIEKHRRTIEALGLRKIGQVVEKEDTPQIRGMIEKVNYMVEVIE
- the rplO gene encoding 50S ribosomal protein L15, encoding MKLQDLRPNEGGGSKSPKRLGRGTGSGQGKTAGRGQTGQNSRSGGGVRPGFEGGQMPLYRRMPKRGFTNIFAKEFSTINIRDLNRFDDNTVVTPELLLSEGLIKKVNDGVKILGDGEIEKKLTVRAHKFTKAAAEKIEAAGGKVEVI
- the secY gene encoding preprotein translocase subunit SecY; protein product: MLSTLRNAWKVPDIRKRMIFTILMLLVFRLGSSIPVPGMNKAIVKEIFEMSQGGVLEFLDLMAGGTFSNFSIFALNIYPYVTSSIIIQLLTIAVPRLEEMAKEGEEGRKKIAKMTRYGTIILALVQAIGITIGFFNRALISKGFLPVAIVVITLTAGTAFLMWLGEQITDKGIGNGISLIIFVGIISRIPHEIAKTVSLYKAGTVHLIGLILFVVFALIIIAVVVALQEGERRIPVQYAKRVVGRKMYGGQSTHIPVKVSMAGVIPVIFSTSLLAFPQTIALFAKGQPSQWITKYLTPAGTVGVWIYSILNILLIIFFTYFYTAIQFNTVEYAKNLQQYGGFIPGIRPGKPTADYLNKVISRITFVGAISLAIIASLPIIISSIFKLNVNFGGTALIIVVGVALETVKQIEAQLVMRHYKGFL
- a CDS encoding adenylate kinase, with amino-acid sequence MRLVLLGPPGAGKGTQASAITKKYNIPHISTGDIFRLNIKEGTDLGKKAKEYMDKGLLVPDDIVVSIVKDRLTKDDCKDGFLLDGFPRTVNQADALDIELEKMGFKLDKVINIDVEKDELINRAIGRRICKKCGATYHVEFNPPKQSGKCDVCGEGLYQRDDDTEETVSRRIEVYLKETKPLIDYYTKKGIILNIDGKQSIEKVYEDIVKSLE
- a CDS encoding KOW domain-containing RNA-binding protein, which encodes MDSTSDITVGQVVKSRAGRDKGNIFLVLDIIDDKHIYIVDGDVRKLDNPKKKKITHVIVYNTVFPELKEKLENGAKINNAYIRKLLEPFKIEL
- the infA gene encoding translation initiation factor IF-1, with the protein product MSKKDVIEVEGTVVDALPNAIFKVKLENGHEILAHISGKLRMNYIKILPGDKVTVELSPYDLTRGRITWRNK
- the rpmJ gene encoding 50S ribosomal protein L36, which translates into the protein MKVRPSVKKMCEKCKIIRRNGKVMVICENPKHKQRQG
- the rpsM gene encoding 30S ribosomal protein S13, whose product is MARIAGVDLPRDKRVEIGLTYIYGIGRSRSNEILKKANINPDTKVKDLTESEIAALREIVDNYHVEGDLRRETAMNIKRLKEINCYRGMRHKKGLPVRGQRTKTNARTRKGPKKLAGKKK
- the rpsK gene encoding 30S ribosomal protein S11, with the protein product MAAKKGVKTRVKRRERKNIERGQAHIQSTFNNTIVTLTDAQGNVLSWASAGQLGFRGSRKSTPFAAQSAAEEAAKKAMEHGLKTVEVYVKGPGAGREAAIRSLQAAGLEVSLIKDVTPIPHNGCRPPKRRRV
- the rpsD gene encoding 30S ribosomal protein S4, with protein sequence MARYTGPDCRLCRREGQKLYLKGDKCFTDKCPVSKRNYAPGQHGQSRKKLTEYGLQLREKQKVRRYYGIQESQMLKYFNMADKMKGITGENLLKILESRLDNVVYRMGFAASRDEARQLVTHGHFIVNGKKVDIPSMLIKVGDEIEVKAKSKNSPRFKELVENHRGTTVKWVDVNPEDLKGKVVAEPSREDIDLPIEEHLIVELYSK